The following are encoded together in the Oreochromis niloticus isolate F11D_XX linkage group LG12, O_niloticus_UMD_NMBU, whole genome shotgun sequence genome:
- the angptl2b gene encoding angiopoietin-related protein 2b, producing the protein MEPPSVVLLGLLLVYGLACGVQQTLGSRSDGSRGRGSTQEFESSEEGLERDFIYAGRSKRAPADQQQDKCSYTFIVPQQKVTGAICVNSKEPEAMLENRVNKQELELLNVELQKQKRQIETLQQLVEVDGGIVNEVKLLRKESRNMNSRVTQLYMQLLHEIIRKRDNALELAQMENKILNQTSEMQQLTSRYKDLEHKYQHLASLATNQSVLIAVLEEQCRSRPPPRHVPVPQPQPRPQPPPQPSPPINKPYQPPVIPRINNPISNEIQSDQKSLPPVLPTMPTGTHSPSTTDKPSGPFRDCLQALEDGHATSGMYLVKPENANRLMQVWCDQRHDPGGWTVIQRRVDGSVNFFRNWETYKQGFGNIDGEYWLGLENIYWLTNQGNYKLLVTLEDWSGRKVFAEYASFRVESEADFYKLRVGRYHGNAGDSLTWHNGKQFTTLDRDHDVYTGNCAHYQKGGWWYNSCAHSNLNGVWYRGGHYRSRYQDGVYWAEFRGGAYSLKKVVMMIRPNPNTFH; encoded by the exons ATGGAGCCCCCTTCAGTGGTCCTGCTAGGGCTCCTTCTAGTTTATGGACTAGCCTGTGGAGTCCAGCAGACGTTGGGGAGTCGCTCAGACGGCAGCCGTGGCAGGGGCAGTACCCAAGAATTTGAGAGCAGCGAGGAGGGTCTGGAAAGAGATTTTATCTACGCAGGAAGGAGCAAACGTGCTCCAGCTGACCAGCAGCAGGACAAATGTTCCTACACTTTCATTGTACCTCAACAAAAAGTGACTGGAGCCATCTGTGTCAACTCCAAGGAGCCAGAGGCCATGCTGGAGAACCGGGTCAACAAACAAGAGTTAGAGCTGCTTAATGTGGAACTACAGAAACAGAAGAGGCAGATCGAGACCCTGCAGCAGTTGGTCGAGGTGGATGGGGGCATCGTCAACGAGGTCAAGCTTCTGAGGAAAGAGAGTCGAAACATGAACTCCAGGGTCACTCAGCTGTACATGCAGCTGCTCCACGAGATCATCAGGAAGAGAGACAATGCGCTAGAACTGGCACAGATGGAGAACAAGATCCTCAACCAAACCTCTGAGATGCAACAGCTCACCAGTCGATACAAAGATCTCGAGCACAAATACCAGCACTTGGCTTCTTTAGCCACCAACCAGTCGGTTCTCATTGCCGTGTTGGAGGAGCAGTGCCGGAGCCGACCTCCTCCTCGCCACGTTCCCGTGCCCCAGCCCCAGCCGCGGCCTCAGCCACCACCACAACCCTCACCTCCTATTAACAAGCCCTACCAGCCGCCTGTAATCCCACGcatcaacaacccaatcagcaATGAAATCCAGAGTGACCAAAAGTCTCTCCCACCAGTTCTTCCAACAATGCCCACTGGTACCCACAGCCCATCTACCACTGACAAGCCCTCTG GCCCGTTTAGAGACTGTCTGCAGGCCCTAGAAGACGGACACGCAACCAGTGGCATGTACCTGGTGAAGCCAGAGAATGCCAACCGACTTATGCAAGTGTGGTGTGACCAGAGGCACGACCCAGGCGGCTGGACTGTGATTCAGAGGAGGGTGGACGGCTCTGTCAACTTTTTCAGGAACTGGGAGACATACAAG CAAGGTTTTGGCAATATTGACGGCGAGTACTGGCTGGGTCTAGAGAACATCTACTGGCTGACTAACCAGGGAAACTACAAACTGCTGGTCACGCTGGAGGACTGGTCTGGCAGAAAGGTGTTTGCGGAGTATGCCAGCTTCAGGGTGGAGTCTGAAGCTGATTTCTACAAGCTGAGGGTGGGCCGCTACCATGGAAATGCTGGAGACTCGCTGACCTGGCACAACGGCAAACAGTTCACAACACTGGACAGAGACCACGATGTGTATACAG GAAATTGTGCCCATTACCAGAAGGGAGGCTGGTGGTACAACTCTTGTGCCCATTCTAATCTGAATGGAGTTTGGTACAGAGGAGGACACTACCGCAGCCGCTACCAAGATGGAGTCTACTGGGCAGAGTTCAGAGGAGGAGCATACTCATTAAAGAAAGTAGTCATGATGATCCGTCCAAACCCCAACACCTTCCACTGA